From a region of the Geothrix sp. 21YS21S-2 genome:
- a CDS encoding aldose 1-epimerase family protein gives MGTYHIAGDLLRASVRTAGAELCRLQTGAGTDLLWDGDPTVWARQAPNLFPIVGALKGDRLQHKGKAHTLGRHGFARDREWALKRLTAHSVTLRLCDDEATRAAYPFPFELCVTFRIDGNQLRVQYDLHNPGGSALFASLGAHPAFRWPLHPDIPREAHRMVFEKPEMAFLPVLDARGLLGAGNQPSPLRNRELALRDEVFQEDALIFNPVESRFLRYSAPGTPVVEVSWEGFPQLGIWTRPGAGFVCIEPWRGFASPAAFEGEFSEKPGIFQVGAGATTTSAYSVRVLPG, from the coding sequence TTGGGCACCTACCACATCGCAGGTGACCTGCTCCGCGCCTCGGTGCGGACAGCGGGGGCCGAGCTCTGCCGGCTCCAGACCGGCGCCGGGACGGACCTGCTGTGGGACGGCGACCCCACCGTGTGGGCCCGGCAGGCCCCCAACCTCTTCCCCATCGTCGGCGCGCTCAAGGGCGACCGGCTCCAGCACAAGGGCAAGGCCCACACCCTGGGCCGGCATGGCTTCGCCCGCGACCGGGAGTGGGCCCTCAAGCGCCTCACCGCCCATTCCGTCACCCTGCGCCTCTGCGACGACGAGGCCACCCGGGCCGCCTACCCCTTCCCCTTCGAGCTGTGCGTCACCTTCCGCATCGACGGGAACCAGCTGAGGGTGCAGTACGACCTGCACAACCCGGGCGGGAGCGCCCTCTTCGCCAGCCTCGGAGCCCACCCCGCCTTCCGCTGGCCCCTGCACCCCGACATCCCCCGGGAAGCCCACCGCATGGTCTTCGAGAAGCCCGAGATGGCCTTCCTGCCCGTGCTGGACGCCCGGGGCCTCCTGGGCGCCGGCAACCAGCCCAGCCCCCTCAGGAACCGGGAGCTCGCCCTCCGGGACGAGGTCTTCCAGGAGGACGCCCTCATCTTCAACCCGGTGGAGAGCCGGTTCCTGCGCTACTCCGCCCCCGGCACCCCCGTGGTGGAGGTCAGCTGGGAGGGCTTCCCCCAGCTGGGCATCTGGACCCGGCCGGGAGCCGGCTTCGTGTGCATCGAGCCCTGGCGGGGTTTCGCCAGCCCGGCGGCCTTCGAGGGGGAGTTCAGCGAGAAGCCCGGTATCTTCCAGGTGGGGGCCGGGGCCACCACGACATCGGCCTATTCGGTACGAGTGCTTCCCGGTTGA
- the ychF gene encoding redox-regulated ATPase YchF, whose translation MAVQCGIVGLPNVGKSTLFNALTRAGAASANYPFCTIEPNTGVVDVPDSRLDRLAEIVVPQRVLPASQEFVDIAGLVRGASKGEGLGNAFLANIRETDAIVQVVRCFVDGDVTHVEGGVDPARDLSIIDTELIIKDLDGAEKALDRHRKIAKSGNKESQQLVAALEKVHGALDRGEWASTADMYKEELALVKSFGFITLKPMLLVGNISEADIPDPGANPHYAALEAAAAQRGCPVIPICSKLEAEIQELSPEERPLFLEEAGLKEPGLNRLITASFRLLNLQTYFTAGVKEVRAWTIPIGATAPQSAAVIHTDFEKGFIRAQVIAFEDFITHKGEQGAKEMGRMRSEGKEYIVKDGDVMHFLFNV comes from the coding sequence ATGGCAGTGCAGTGCGGAATCGTGGGCCTTCCCAATGTGGGTAAGTCCACCCTTTTTAACGCTTTGACCCGGGCCGGGGCCGCTTCGGCCAACTATCCCTTCTGTACCATCGAACCCAACACCGGCGTCGTGGACGTGCCGGACTCCCGCCTGGACAGGCTGGCGGAGATCGTGGTCCCCCAGCGGGTCCTCCCCGCCTCCCAGGAGTTCGTGGACATCGCCGGGCTCGTGCGGGGCGCCAGCAAGGGCGAGGGCCTGGGCAACGCCTTCCTGGCCAACATCCGCGAGACCGACGCCATCGTCCAGGTGGTGCGCTGCTTCGTGGACGGGGACGTCACCCACGTCGAGGGCGGCGTGGACCCCGCGCGGGACCTCTCCATCATCGACACCGAGCTGATCATCAAGGACCTGGACGGGGCCGAGAAGGCCCTGGACCGCCACCGGAAGATCGCCAAGAGCGGCAACAAGGAATCCCAGCAGCTGGTGGCGGCCCTGGAGAAGGTCCACGGCGCCCTGGACCGCGGGGAGTGGGCCTCCACCGCCGATATGTACAAGGAGGAGCTCGCCCTGGTGAAGTCCTTCGGCTTCATCACCCTCAAGCCCATGCTCCTGGTCGGCAACATCTCCGAGGCCGACATCCCCGACCCCGGGGCCAACCCCCACTATGCGGCCCTGGAGGCCGCGGCGGCCCAGCGCGGGTGCCCCGTGATCCCCATCTGCTCCAAGCTCGAAGCCGAGATCCAGGAGCTGAGCCCGGAGGAGCGCCCGCTCTTCCTGGAGGAGGCCGGCCTCAAGGAGCCCGGGCTCAACCGGCTGATCACGGCCTCCTTCCGCCTGCTCAACCTCCAGACCTACTTCACCGCCGGCGTCAAGGAAGTGCGGGCCTGGACCATTCCCATCGGCGCCACCGCCCCCCAGTCCGCCGCGGTGATCCACACCGATTTCGAGAAGGGCTTCATCCGGGCCCAGGTCATCGCCTTCGAGGACTTCATCACCCACAAGGGCGAGCAGGGCGCCAAGGAAATGGGACGCATGCGTTCCGAGGGCAAGGAATACATCGTCAAGGATGGCGACGTGATGCACTTCCTCTTCAACGTCTGA
- a CDS encoding PilZ domain-containing protein — protein sequence MAKLKAGKPADSGTRIEDPAILRDVFQQLFDLEAEFPIKVEGTSTLPYFCSILKLNWDEGCLVLKLVRPLPHELLVGAVFHFLCASGEQRYEGFITFQGREGYLQYRFERPAYLLLSDRRVHKRYPFRPRESAYVILQDSGVPGLGVAGPLVNIGLGGLALRVDRIIRLDTGVRIPPSTAIFDRGKGFPRIRVQDLPRIHLLEARGLSTHATERGNELVLGLAFTSLTPEEEALIQAALEVRDRLQRGGGPRSEGGAVALRPDGRPLLPGEGAPPDAQVAAGDILRRLRRRTSTVGLVMPEGPQRDALELRLREAGFLRLQVAGSMAQLAALAAGEPRRHAPRLCIVDLAVAHAGDAEPLEAVRSIEAEVAGLGSIPTAILCDAVDPTLLLAQADLTRFVSTEVGPESLATLDAMLDRDPAE from the coding sequence ATGGCAAAGCTCAAGGCAGGCAAACCCGCAGATTCCGGCACCCGCATCGAGGATCCCGCCATCCTCCGGGACGTGTTCCAGCAGCTCTTCGACCTGGAAGCGGAATTCCCCATCAAGGTGGAAGGCACCAGCACCCTGCCCTACTTCTGCTCCATCCTGAAGCTCAACTGGGACGAGGGCTGCCTCGTCCTCAAGCTGGTCCGGCCCCTGCCCCACGAACTCCTGGTGGGGGCCGTCTTCCACTTCCTCTGCGCGTCGGGGGAACAGCGCTACGAAGGTTTCATCACTTTCCAGGGGCGGGAGGGCTACCTCCAGTACCGTTTCGAGCGGCCCGCCTACCTTCTCCTCTCGGACCGCCGCGTCCACAAGCGCTACCCCTTCCGGCCCCGGGAGAGCGCCTACGTGATCCTCCAGGATTCCGGCGTACCGGGCCTGGGGGTGGCCGGGCCCCTGGTGAACATCGGCCTGGGCGGCCTGGCGCTGAGGGTGGACCGCATCATCCGGCTCGACACCGGGGTGCGGATCCCGCCCTCCACCGCCATCTTCGACCGGGGCAAGGGCTTCCCCCGGATCCGGGTGCAGGACCTCCCCCGGATCCACCTCCTGGAGGCCCGGGGCCTCTCCACCCACGCCACCGAGCGCGGCAACGAACTGGTCCTGGGGCTCGCCTTCACGTCCCTGACGCCCGAGGAGGAGGCCCTCATCCAGGCCGCGCTGGAGGTGCGCGACCGCCTGCAGCGGGGCGGCGGCCCCCGCTCGGAGGGGGGCGCCGTGGCCCTTCGCCCGGACGGTCGTCCCCTCCTGCCTGGCGAGGGGGCCCCCCCGGACGCGCAGGTGGCCGCGGGCGATATCCTGCGCCGCCTGAGGCGCCGCACCTCCACCGTGGGCCTGGTCATGCCCGAAGGCCCCCAGCGCGACGCCCTTGAGCTGCGCCTCCGGGAAGCGGGCTTCCTCCGTCTGCAGGTGGCCGGTTCCATGGCCCAGCTGGCCGCCCTGGCCGCCGGGGAGCCCCGCCGCCATGCCCCCCGCCTGTGCATCGTGGACCTCGCCGTGGCCCACGCCGGTGACGCCGAGCCCCTGGAGGCCGTGCGCTCCATCGAGGCCGAGGTCGCGGGCCTTGGGAGCATCCCCACCGCCATCCTCTGCGATGCCGTGGACCCCACGCTGCTGCTGGCCCAGGCCGACCTCACCCGGTTCGTGTCCACGGAAGTGGGACCGGAGTCCCTGGCGACCCTGGACGCCATGCTGGACCGGGATCCGGCGGAATAG
- a CDS encoding protein kinase has protein sequence MRERIGKFEIVRMLGHGSMGEVYLAKDPLLDRAVAVKTIRLNASFAPDANARFEREARSAGSLNHPNIVTVFEFGEDEGTHFLAMEYVDGEDLGAAIRSGAHSREDLLELLAQACDGLAFAHEHGIIHRDIKPANILVSRLGRKAQAKLMDFGVAGVEQSELTQKGNWMGTASYMAPEYLDTGKALPASDLFAMGVVLYEILTGGRRPFAGETPASILGAILGRPPAPFTPAELAGLSPALLAVADRALAKAPGERFPSAEALAEAIREAAAAPFPKPADTAGLRTLMVGKGGKAQCMSLRVALRQAEPGTRIVVLPGVYRESLVVDKDVTIEGQGEASEVVIESPKGPCLVLDAGDVRLCGLTLRSADSAAALLALRGRIVAEGCAFDVAGGPAIQIAGGAVDPTFLKCSVRGAAPAAVLAEANTLARLEACDLAGDFLAAVRVGAGARVLLNGCRLTNPPGVGVHLLPGAQATLEDCQVSGQAAGGIEVEAEARAELRRCRVMDSRSIGVLVLERGQATLDDCDLGGHALSAVHGAYGATITLRRCRMAGNYGLGSSIMDQGLLAMEDCELSGNQEPAVVVHNGATAQLKSCRIFDGRSFGVVCSWRGRGVLEGCEIFGNAGTGAKVEPGGSLLLVRCDLRDGKDTGILLLEDAEVTLEECVVHRNARGGILLAKDASDPILRGGNRLQDDLIRTTASGEPVKVAPVRKA, from the coding sequence ATGCGCGAGCGGATCGGCAAGTTCGAGATCGTGAGGATGCTGGGGCACGGCTCCATGGGCGAGGTGTACCTCGCCAAGGACCCCCTCCTGGACCGCGCCGTGGCGGTCAAGACCATCCGCCTGAACGCGAGCTTCGCCCCCGACGCCAACGCGCGCTTCGAGCGGGAGGCCCGGTCCGCGGGATCCCTCAACCATCCCAACATCGTCACGGTCTTCGAATTCGGCGAGGACGAAGGCACGCACTTCCTGGCCATGGAATACGTGGACGGCGAGGACCTGGGGGCGGCCATCCGCTCCGGGGCGCACAGCCGGGAGGACCTGCTGGAGCTGCTGGCCCAGGCCTGCGACGGGCTGGCCTTCGCCCACGAGCACGGCATCATCCACCGCGACATCAAGCCCGCCAACATCCTCGTGAGCCGGCTGGGCCGGAAGGCCCAGGCCAAGCTCATGGACTTCGGCGTGGCCGGGGTGGAGCAGTCGGAGCTCACCCAGAAGGGCAACTGGATGGGCACCGCCAGCTACATGGCCCCGGAGTATCTCGACACCGGCAAGGCCCTGCCCGCCTCGGACCTCTTCGCCATGGGGGTCGTGCTCTACGAGATCCTCACCGGGGGGCGCAGGCCCTTCGCGGGCGAAACCCCCGCCTCCATCCTGGGCGCCATCCTGGGCCGGCCTCCGGCGCCCTTCACCCCGGCGGAGCTGGCCGGACTGAGTCCGGCGCTCCTGGCCGTGGCGGACCGGGCCCTGGCCAAGGCGCCCGGGGAACGATTCCCGTCCGCCGAGGCCCTGGCCGAGGCCATCCGGGAGGCTGCGGCGGCCCCGTTCCCGAAGCCCGCGGACACCGCCGGCCTCCGCACGCTGATGGTGGGCAAGGGCGGGAAGGCGCAGTGCATGAGCCTGCGGGTGGCCTTGCGCCAGGCCGAGCCCGGCACCCGGATCGTCGTCCTGCCGGGCGTGTACCGGGAGTCCCTCGTCGTGGACAAGGACGTGACCATCGAGGGCCAGGGGGAGGCCTCGGAGGTGGTGATCGAGAGCCCCAAGGGCCCCTGTCTGGTCCTGGACGCCGGCGACGTCAGGCTTTGCGGGCTCACGCTGCGCAGCGCGGACTCCGCCGCGGCCCTGCTGGCGCTGCGGGGCCGGATCGTGGCCGAGGGCTGCGCGTTCGACGTGGCCGGGGGCCCCGCCATCCAGATCGCGGGCGGCGCCGTGGACCCGACCTTCCTGAAGTGCTCGGTCCGGGGCGCGGCCCCGGCGGCCGTCCTGGCCGAGGCCAACACGCTGGCGCGCCTGGAGGCCTGCGATCTGGCCGGGGACTTCCTGGCCGCGGTTCGGGTGGGCGCAGGCGCGCGGGTGCTGCTCAACGGCTGCAGGCTGACCAACCCCCCGGGCGTGGGCGTCCACCTCCTGCCCGGCGCCCAGGCCACGCTGGAGGACTGCCAGGTCTCGGGGCAGGCCGCCGGCGGCATCGAGGTCGAGGCCGAGGCCCGGGCCGAACTGCGCCGCTGCCGCGTCATGGACTCCCGCTCCATCGGCGTCCTGGTCCTGGAGCGGGGCCAGGCCACCCTGGACGATTGCGACCTGGGGGGTCATGCCCTGAGCGCCGTGCACGGGGCCTACGGCGCCACGATCACCTTGCGGCGCTGCCGCATGGCGGGCAACTACGGGCTGGGCAGCTCGATCATGGACCAGGGCCTGCTCGCCATGGAGGACTGCGAACTCTCCGGCAACCAGGAACCCGCCGTGGTGGTCCACAACGGCGCCACGGCGCAGCTGAAGTCCTGCAGGATCTTCGACGGCAGGTCCTTCGGGGTCGTCTGCTCGTGGCGGGGCCGCGGGGTTCTGGAAGGCTGCGAGATCTTCGGCAATGCCGGCACCGGCGCCAAGGTCGAGCCCGGGGGCAGCCTCCTCCTGGTGCGCTGTGACCTGCGGGACGGCAAGGACACCGGCATCCTCCTGCTGGAGGACGCCGAGGTGACCCTGGAGGAATGCGTCGTGCACCGCAACGCCCGGGGCGGGATCCTGCTGGCCAAGGACGCCTCCGACCCCATCCTGCGCGGCGGGAACCGGCTGCAGGACGACCTGATCCGCACCACCGCCAGCGGCGAGCCCGTGAAGGTCGCGCCGGTGAGGAAGGCCTGA
- a CDS encoding zinc metalloprotease HtpX — protein MTGVLVWAGGLLYGDMGIVLALGFAILMNGVSYFFSDRIVLAAYRAQIVGPADAPELYAIVANLAQRAGLPMPRVAIIPDETPNAFATGRNPDHAVVAVTEGLLRALSRPELEGVLAHELGHVKHRDILIGSLAAVLAQAIMLLSRMAFWFTPRRDDDSGSPLVAILVMILGPIAALLLQMAVSRSREYEADDYSAHITGRPDQLASALGRLAAYNQQVPMRDAQPATAHMMIVNPLRGGGILSLFSTHPPMEKRIERLNAMAIQMR, from the coding sequence ATGACGGGCGTGCTGGTTTGGGCGGGCGGCCTGCTCTACGGGGACATGGGGATCGTGCTGGCCCTGGGCTTCGCGATCCTGATGAACGGCGTCAGCTATTTCTTCTCGGACAGGATCGTCCTCGCCGCCTACCGGGCCCAGATCGTCGGCCCCGCCGACGCGCCGGAGCTGTACGCCATCGTCGCCAACCTTGCCCAGCGGGCCGGCCTGCCCATGCCCCGGGTCGCCATCATCCCCGACGAGACCCCCAACGCCTTCGCCACCGGACGCAACCCGGACCACGCCGTGGTGGCCGTCACCGAGGGCCTCCTCCGGGCCCTGTCCCGTCCCGAGCTGGAGGGCGTCCTCGCCCACGAGCTGGGCCACGTCAAGCACCGGGACATCCTCATCGGCAGCCTCGCCGCCGTGCTGGCCCAGGCCATCATGCTGCTCTCCCGCATGGCCTTCTGGTTCACCCCCCGGCGGGACGACGACTCCGGCAGCCCCCTGGTGGCCATCCTGGTGATGATCCTGGGCCCCATCGCCGCCCTCCTCCTGCAGATGGCCGTCAGCCGCTCCCGGGAGTACGAGGCGGACGACTACTCCGCCCACATCACGGGCCGCCCCGACCAGCTGGCCTCGGCCCTCGGCCGGCTGGCCGCGTACAACCAGCAGGTGCCCATGCGGGACGCCCAGCCCGCCACGGCGCACATGATGATCGTGAACCCCCTGCGGGGCGGCGGGATCCTGTCGCTCTTCTCGACCCACCCGCCCATGGAGAAGCGCATCGAACGGCTCAATGCCATGGCGATCCAGATGCGGTAG
- a CDS encoding PP2C family protein-serine/threonine phosphatase, with amino-acid sequence MTDPAGFPPFERLRELCTRIPEGTQELLPIIDFLETFPAQATEEDLIHLVGVTALGIAKAPQGGIWNGTRWIFLRGNASPFPTHPGPGWTSLPWAYGEEPYGFLVVRTPEVPAALTLLLSISAPLLAWRRLEANRSDQNRALALQLSRLNTLFDLTRNLGEVETRGELIRLMANTLAGEFHIQRLLVVGADGTVIHSRGLGKLPPVLEGESINGLVEEKGLVHAVELRDQDHSHGFAYAAEPAQGKLNDDDELFFQTLLNITSTQLGSLELRETRLQAMKLEKDLELARNIQRRILPKRLPEPEGWQCAAANLPYQAVGGDLYDLWMASDLDRSPRLHLALADISGKGLPASLMMTQLSAFLRAMADRRVVDWGALALRLNERMNEVRDRNRFATLFMGSLNPATGDLRYVNAGHNPPLLVPGDGRPLEHLQPTGPMVGLLPGAVFSEGRATMHPGDTLVIFTDGVSEAENLAGEDLGEEPLVATVLENPGASADELFERLLTRTFKHLDGAGFKDDVTLVVIKRL; translated from the coding sequence ATGACCGATCCGGCCGGCTTTCCCCCCTTCGAGCGCCTGCGGGAGCTGTGCACCCGCATTCCCGAAGGCACCCAGGAACTGCTGCCCATCATCGACTTCCTGGAAACCTTCCCGGCCCAGGCCACCGAGGAGGATCTGATCCACCTGGTGGGGGTGACGGCCCTGGGCATCGCCAAGGCCCCCCAGGGCGGCATCTGGAACGGGACCCGGTGGATCTTCCTGCGGGGCAACGCCTCGCCGTTCCCCACCCACCCGGGCCCGGGGTGGACGAGCCTGCCCTGGGCCTACGGGGAGGAACCCTACGGCTTCCTGGTGGTGCGCACCCCGGAAGTGCCCGCCGCCCTCACCCTCCTGCTGTCCATTTCCGCGCCCCTCCTGGCCTGGCGGCGCCTGGAGGCCAACCGCAGCGACCAGAACCGGGCCCTGGCCCTCCAGCTGTCCCGGCTGAACACCCTGTTCGACCTCACCCGGAACCTCGGGGAGGTGGAGACCCGGGGCGAACTCATCCGCCTCATGGCCAACACGCTGGCCGGGGAGTTCCACATCCAGCGCCTCCTGGTGGTGGGCGCCGACGGCACCGTGATCCACAGCCGGGGCCTGGGCAAGCTGCCGCCGGTCCTGGAGGGGGAGAGCATCAACGGGCTCGTGGAGGAGAAGGGCCTCGTGCACGCCGTGGAGCTCCGGGACCAGGACCACAGCCACGGCTTCGCCTACGCCGCCGAGCCCGCCCAGGGCAAGCTCAACGACGACGACGAGCTGTTCTTCCAGACGCTCCTGAACATCACCTCCACCCAGCTGGGCAGCCTCGAGCTGCGGGAGACGCGGCTCCAGGCGATGAAGCTGGAGAAGGACCTGGAGCTGGCCCGCAACATCCAGCGCCGCATCCTCCCCAAGCGCCTGCCCGAGCCCGAAGGCTGGCAGTGCGCCGCCGCCAACCTGCCCTACCAGGCCGTGGGCGGCGATCTCTACGACCTCTGGATGGCCTCCGACCTGGACCGCAGCCCCCGGCTCCATCTCGCCCTGGCCGACATCTCGGGCAAGGGCCTGCCGGCGTCCCTCATGATGACCCAGCTCTCGGCCTTCCTGCGGGCCATGGCCGACCGGCGCGTGGTGGACTGGGGCGCGCTGGCGCTGCGCCTCAACGAACGCATGAACGAAGTGCGGGACCGGAACCGGTTCGCCACCCTCTTCATGGGCAGCCTCAACCCCGCCACCGGCGATCTGCGCTACGTGAACGCCGGGCACAACCCGCCCCTCCTGGTGCCCGGGGACGGGCGCCCCCTGGAGCATCTGCAGCCCACGGGGCCCATGGTGGGCCTCCTTCCCGGCGCGGTGTTCAGCGAAGGGCGGGCCACCATGCATCCCGGCGATACGCTGGTCATCTTCACGGACGGCGTGTCCGAGGCCGAGAACCTGGCGGGGGAGGACCTGGGTGAGGAACCGCTGGTGGCCACGGTCCTGGAGAACCCCGGCGCCAGCGCCGACGAGCTCTTCGAGCGGCTCCTGACCCGGACCTTCAAGCACCTGGACGGGGCCGGCTTCAAGGACGACGTCACCCTGGTGGTGATCAAGCGCCTCTGA
- a CDS encoding tetratricopeptide repeat protein: MCLGFLAAHAQPGEPSVESMKAALPTLTGRARMVALLDLANSTESASPQEALAYAVEGLALAIQQGDREKEAAFLTSTSFCSGQSGDYPKAIDFGKRALALSTQLGDKERMAKAHNAMAITYTFIGSYSQALDEAIESLRLREELGLEKAVTQSLNLIGVVYHNSGQYDQAIEYYEQILKRIEQHPDNKRLILTRLNIGFSQFKMGRLDDALANHLAAFALSRETRDDSYLAYNYMNLGMTYSELRQFDQAREYLRLARAQYGKFNHRHGLVQVMNVTARMHLLSGSYAQGIPIAREAAALAKVINARDELKRSYELISELHEKKGETAEAFRAFKQAMEIKDSIYTIQESNKIAESTMKIVTIKKDNEIEALKKQRVISSLQLERNRYFLAVLVLGLGTLATAIVALAIYNKNMRRNRRTLQASNAELAKINLELQDRMNEIKTLSGLLPICAQCKKIRNDQGYWTQLESYVSEHTSATFSHGICPNCAEDLYPEAMDRMRKRTETRP; this comes from the coding sequence ATGTGTCTCGGGTTCCTTGCTGCCCACGCCCAGCCGGGGGAACCCTCGGTCGAGTCCATGAAGGCCGCCCTGCCCACCCTTACCGGCCGGGCGCGGATGGTGGCGCTTCTGGATCTGGCCAACAGCACCGAGTCGGCCTCTCCCCAGGAGGCGCTGGCCTATGCCGTGGAAGGGCTCGCCCTGGCCATCCAGCAGGGGGACCGGGAGAAGGAGGCCGCCTTCCTCACGTCCACCTCCTTCTGTTCGGGCCAGTCCGGCGACTACCCCAAGGCCATCGATTTCGGCAAGCGGGCCCTGGCCCTGAGCACCCAGCTGGGCGACAAGGAGCGCATGGCCAAGGCCCACAACGCCATGGCGATCACCTACACCTTCATCGGGTCCTACAGCCAGGCCCTGGACGAGGCCATCGAATCCCTTCGCCTGCGCGAGGAGCTGGGACTCGAGAAGGCCGTGACCCAGTCCCTGAACCTCATCGGGGTCGTGTACCACAACAGCGGCCAGTACGATCAGGCGATCGAATACTACGAGCAGATCCTCAAGCGGATCGAGCAGCACCCGGACAACAAGAGGCTCATCCTCACCCGGCTCAACATCGGCTTCTCCCAGTTCAAGATGGGCCGGCTGGACGACGCCCTCGCGAACCACCTCGCCGCCTTCGCCCTCTCCCGGGAGACGCGGGACGACAGCTACCTGGCCTACAACTACATGAACCTCGGAATGACCTACTCGGAACTGCGGCAGTTCGACCAGGCCCGGGAGTACCTCCGCCTGGCCCGGGCCCAGTACGGGAAGTTCAACCACCGCCATGGCCTCGTCCAGGTGATGAACGTCACGGCGCGCATGCACCTGCTCTCGGGTTCCTATGCGCAGGGGATCCCCATCGCCCGGGAGGCCGCCGCGCTTGCGAAGGTGATCAACGCCCGGGACGAGCTCAAGCGCAGCTATGAGCTGATCTCCGAGCTGCACGAGAAGAAGGGCGAAACCGCCGAGGCCTTCCGCGCCTTCAAGCAGGCCATGGAGATCAAGGACTCCATCTACACCATCCAGGAGAGCAACAAGATCGCCGAATCGACGATGAAGATCGTGACGATCAAGAAGGACAACGAGATCGAGGCCCTGAAAAAGCAGCGGGTGATCTCCTCGCTCCAGCTGGAGCGGAACCGGTACTTCCTGGCCGTGCTGGTGCTGGGCCTGGGCACCTTGGCCACCGCCATCGTCGCGCTGGCCATCTACAACAAGAACATGCGCCGGAACCGCCGGACGCTGCAGGCGTCCAACGCCGAACTGGCCAAGATCAACCTCGAGCTCCAGGACCGGATGAACGAGATCAAGACCCTCAGCGGCCTACTTCCCATCTGCGCCCAGTGCAAGAAGATCCGGAACGACCAGGGCTACTGGACCCAGCTGGAGAGCTACGTCTCCGAGCACACGTCGGCCACCTTCTCCCACGGCATCTGCCCCAACTGCGCCGAGGACCTCTACCCCGAGGCCATGGACCGGATGCGCAAGAGGACCGAGACCCGCCCATGA
- a CDS encoding ATP-binding protein, whose protein sequence is MRAAPDPESFRLVIPSQTRYLNLVTGLAKRASLVAGMDDATAAKVSIAVDEAVTNVIIHAYRGESTHQVEIELRFREEALEIRIWNTGTGLHDEDVVLPDPKEYVKHPRKGGLGLLLMSRFMDEIHFKDTDGRSECCMIKRTPA, encoded by the coding sequence GTGCGGGCCGCTCCCGATCCCGAGAGCTTCCGGCTGGTCATCCCCAGCCAGACGCGGTACCTGAACCTGGTCACGGGCCTGGCCAAGCGGGCTTCGCTGGTGGCGGGCATGGACGACGCCACCGCCGCCAAGGTCTCCATCGCCGTGGACGAGGCCGTCACCAACGTGATCATCCACGCCTACCGGGGCGAGAGCACCCACCAGGTGGAGATCGAGCTCCGCTTCCGCGAGGAGGCCCTGGAGATCCGCATCTGGAACACCGGCACCGGCCTCCACGACGAGGATGTGGTGTTGCCCGACCCCAAGGAATACGTCAAGCACCCCCGCAAGGGCGGACTGGGCCTCCTGCTCATGAGCCGTTTCATGGATGAGATTCATTTCAAGGACACCGACGGACGCAGCGAGTGCTGCATGATAAAGCGCACTCCCGCCTGA
- a CDS encoding STAS domain-containing protein, translating to MADLLIQVREVDGVAVMRPEGFINAHTVRMFEEALERLVAEGRFTILLDCQALNYISSAGLGAIMGLIETVRDNGGDILLCNLHENVFAIFDTLGFTQLYRVFPTETEAFQAMGGKG from the coding sequence ATGGCCGATCTTTTGATCCAGGTGCGCGAGGTGGACGGTGTCGCGGTGATGCGGCCCGAGGGCTTCATCAACGCCCATACGGTCCGGATGTTCGAGGAAGCCCTCGAAAGGCTCGTGGCCGAAGGACGTTTCACCATCCTCCTGGACTGCCAGGCCCTCAACTACATCAGCTCGGCCGGCCTGGGGGCCATCATGGGCCTCATCGAGACGGTCCGGGACAACGGCGGGGACATCCTCCTCTGCAACCTCCACGAGAACGTCTTCGCGATCTTCGACACCCTCGGGTTCACCCAGCTCTACCGGGTTTTCCCCACCGAAACCGAAGCCTTCCAGGCCATGGGCGGGAAGGGCTGA
- a CDS encoding FYDLN acid domain-containing protein — MANLGKKWTCFGCGAKFYDFTKPDPLCPKCGANQKEAPAKPKAVKKEKVALAIDDDFIPEGDVDPATEDTLEESLGISGARAEGVDPGDLQMDDYDE, encoded by the coding sequence ATGGCGAATCTTGGAAAGAAATGGACCTGTTTCGGATGCGGAGCGAAGTTCTACGACTTCACGAAACCGGACCCCCTGTGCCCCAAGTGCGGCGCGAACCAGAAGGAGGCGCCGGCCAAGCCCAAGGCCGTCAAGAAGGAAAAGGTTGCGCTGGCCATCGACGATGACTTCATTCCCGAAGGCGACGTGGACCCCGCCACCGAGGACACCCTCGAGGAGAGCCTCGGCATCTCCGGCGCGCGGGCCGAGGGGGTGGACCCCGGCGACCTGCAGATGGACGACTACGACGAATAG